The following are from one region of the Simiduia agarivorans SA1 = DSM 21679 genome:
- a CDS encoding nitrogen regulatory protein P-II, with protein sequence MKLITAFIHHVRTSDVINALHDSGYKNMAMLDVKGTLKPLGEQELAYTSETGAVISEV encoded by the coding sequence ATGAAACTAATCACAGCCTTTATTCATCATGTACGAACTTCAGACGTAATCAATGCGCTACACGATTCAGGCTACAAGAACATGGCAATGCTTGATGTCAAAGGCACCTTGAAACCCTTAGGTGAGCAAGAGCTGGCCTATACGTCTGAAACTGGCGCGGTGATTTCAGAAGTTTAA
- a CDS encoding cation diffusion facilitator family transporter — translation MHNHDHTNSSKRIGWAFFLNLCFTVIEFIGGWLTSSTAIMADAVHDLGDSLSIGLAWVLSKVSEKGSNNDFTYGYRRLSLLGALVNGLVLIAGSVWVLSEAIPKLLQPEMPLVEGMLGLAILGVIVNGFSAYKLSHGKTLNEKVLNWHLLEDVLGWVAVLIVSIVLLFVDWPILDPALSIVFTLYIVFNVGKNLWSTTRLFLQATPDKTLSESLHRSLSSLEDVRSVHHLHLWSLDGEHHVLTAHLVLQRALTLEQQLSLKRAIADRLGEFELAHTTIEFEFEEEACRDASVI, via the coding sequence ATGCATAATCACGATCACACCAACAGTTCAAAACGTATTGGCTGGGCCTTTTTCCTCAACCTGTGTTTTACGGTCATTGAATTTATTGGGGGCTGGCTGACAAGTAGCACCGCCATCATGGCGGACGCAGTCCACGATCTTGGAGACAGCCTATCTATAGGTCTTGCCTGGGTGCTGAGCAAGGTCAGCGAGAAGGGCTCGAATAATGATTTTACTTACGGATACCGCCGCCTGTCGTTATTAGGTGCGTTGGTCAATGGCTTGGTACTTATTGCCGGTTCAGTTTGGGTCTTGTCAGAGGCTATCCCAAAACTGTTGCAACCTGAAATGCCCCTCGTCGAAGGAATGCTGGGCTTGGCTATTCTGGGTGTCATAGTCAATGGATTTTCTGCCTATAAACTTAGCCATGGAAAAACACTTAACGAAAAAGTCTTGAACTGGCATTTATTGGAAGATGTACTGGGCTGGGTGGCTGTCCTGATTGTATCCATTGTGCTGCTCTTTGTAGATTGGCCTATTCTAGATCCAGCACTGTCTATCGTTTTTACCCTTTATATCGTGTTCAATGTAGGAAAGAACCTTTGGAGTACCACTCGATTATTTCTTCAGGCAACACCTGACAAAACGCTGTCGGAGTCACTTCATCGGAGCCTGTCCTCGCTTGAGGATGTCCGCAGTGTTCATCACCTTCACCTGTGGTCACTGGATGGTGAGCACCATGTGCTTACCGCACACCTGGTATTGCAACGCGCATTAACCTTGGAGCAGCAACTTAGTTTGAAAAGGGCAATTGCCGATCGCCTCGGCGAGTTCGAACTCGCGCATACGACCATTGAATTCGAATTTGAGGAGGAAGCCTGTCGAGATGCAAGCGTTATCTGA
- a CDS encoding putative metalloprotease CJM1_0395 family protein, translating into MTTVLSIPTASLSASSNNSARDTETRSGGNSNERKRLELSQAHIQRHVESHLAVTTQHSSPPNYHYRPFDGELFVVSGDIVFDTSAEPNNPQATLKKAQLIRMASMAPAGPTLQDRNASLQAIMMAVQAKGEINSASVEPLGRHIDVLV; encoded by the coding sequence ATGACAACAGTTTTGTCTATACCCACAGCGTCATTGAGCGCTTCATCCAACAATTCAGCGCGCGACACAGAGACTAGGTCAGGAGGCAACTCTAACGAGCGCAAACGATTAGAGCTTTCTCAGGCTCATATTCAGCGTCATGTCGAATCTCATCTCGCGGTTACGACACAGCACAGTTCACCACCCAATTACCACTATAGGCCTTTCGATGGAGAACTTTTTGTCGTCTCAGGTGATATCGTGTTTGATACGTCAGCTGAGCCCAATAATCCCCAAGCAACGCTGAAAAAAGCCCAACTAATACGAATGGCGTCTATGGCACCCGCTGGTCCCACACTGCAAGATCGTAACGCCTCTCTACAAGCAATAATGATGGCAGTACAAGCAAAAGGTGAGATTAACTCCGCTTCGGTTGAGCCATTGGGTAGACACATCGATGTACTTGTGTGA
- a CDS encoding SprT-like domain-containing protein yields MNPTNALYQSLLDAYGHFNTALFDGKLPPVMFTVQRQKELMGYFAPDRWTSLEGTRCHEIGINPANMGRSRVVEVLQTLVHEMVHCWQYIYGKPSRSCYHNTEWAYKMIDVGLQPSDTGLPGGAITGQHMNDYPIEGGRFLLACHALVKSNGFNFPWIYRFMLPNSYAIAHQAVESSPLNTNLERIKTETAVVMSDFNPEALSDEAVTQYLYSSYQDILPKDTLVQLKPAPKTKSKYQCPGCQANVWGKAGLDIVCGRCQVPFDVI; encoded by the coding sequence ATGAACCCTACTAATGCGCTCTATCAATCGTTGTTAGATGCCTACGGCCATTTCAATACCGCGCTGTTTGACGGAAAACTCCCCCCTGTCATGTTTACCGTCCAGCGACAAAAAGAATTGATGGGCTATTTCGCCCCTGACCGATGGACTTCATTAGAAGGTACCCGGTGTCATGAGATAGGGATTAATCCCGCCAACATGGGGCGATCACGCGTTGTTGAGGTGTTGCAGACACTGGTCCACGAGATGGTGCATTGTTGGCAGTACATCTACGGTAAGCCCAGTCGCAGTTGCTATCACAATACCGAGTGGGCTTACAAAATGATCGATGTTGGCCTTCAACCCAGCGATACCGGGCTGCCAGGTGGCGCGATTACCGGCCAACATATGAATGACTATCCCATCGAGGGTGGACGATTTTTGCTAGCTTGCCACGCATTGGTTAAGAGCAATGGTTTCAATTTCCCTTGGATTTACCGTTTCATGCTGCCCAATTCCTATGCAATTGCACATCAAGCAGTAGAGAGCTCGCCACTTAACACCAATCTGGAGCGGATCAAAACTGAAACCGCGGTTGTAATGTCGGACTTCAATCCTGAGGCGTTAAGTGACGAAGCCGTAACCCAGTACCTCTATTCCAGTTACCAGGACATATTACCGAAGGACACTCTAGTTCAACTTAAACCAGCGCCCAAAACCAAGTCAAAATACCAATGTCCTGGTTGCCAGGCCAACGTTTGGGGGAAAGCCGGTCTGGACATCGTGTGCGGGCGTTGCCAAGTACCGTTTGATGTGATTTGA
- a CDS encoding Tn3 family transposase, with protein MSTQRAILPAADARDFDAVPTLGEADRAALFDLPQAAKAHLNSLKKPVNQLVFIASYGYFRARGKFFEPVQFRLKDLQYIAQTYHLRGVLRNLSKPKMKTMLSSFGGATASRYRAKILELTGWRQPTSADWLTAQTHAKWQARKQSGQDTLFWSMLSFFDQNHWVIPSYGRLCELVAQSYGAVEDGLLSVLGEHINDSQANALMALLNTDEDGNTPLTLAKSLEQSEKTRKIQGAAKQLTHAQTLYDEVKPVLDQLNLTEQATHYYAHWVLKARPAQVRQLSDRRLAHLHLMAFTKYQYFKRVDHAMALILKSIQRARNTAANKAQELQLKGRSESLAAIGAVHQSQSRLAQVAQDLLGIAEDSRLSDAQKLQRIRSQLMDILLETEAVAGKSKAVAQYLEDSEDTAMLYAMLAEQAKGLHQRIGGLVRRLRFDPDTDDAPLLSALQAYQAGRPLPLAFLSKKERGIVEVDGAVCPDRLFMVLMIRFWEGIRGGTINLEEGFNYLHINRYLIDKAIWQSDRSSLLEAAQLTPWADGEHTLGNLSATLSKGYTDINQSIAEGSNGYLIARPDGRYRVKTPPLERGPTGYIGQRLKEEGKVAVLKILRDMEHAHPFLHLLKHQSAQKNTESDPQVLFAGLIALGCNIGVPAMADMSIGINENTLKTAVDQRFTNENLRAINQYLVDTIQALPLTRLYRVENNRLFSGSDGKKVTVSVDSVLANYAYKYYGQKRGVAVYSFVDEAQRLFHSTVISAADREAAYVLDGLMNNTSDIQRIHVTDTHGFTHALFGTAFLAGIGFAPRIKRVEEQVLSSFSAKKTLQGQGYRFLPGRLVKRQHILDQWDTMLRLVATIKLGYSSGSKIFNRLNTYSRHHPLYRALTEFGRIIKTHHILQYYQNLDLRQSIQKQLNLVELSNKFHDAVFWARGKVFHVAEQGEQEQQTLCRSIIQNAILLWNYLTLSTQALGLDDPDLKAEMFEQIRAGSVLTWGHVNFTGEYDFSKGRRAFTRFPLKRIAKLAVPEAPVKPTTDLAMG; from the coding sequence ATGTCAACGCAACGTGCCATCTTACCTGCCGCCGACGCCCGCGATTTCGATGCAGTCCCCACATTGGGGGAGGCTGATCGTGCGGCGTTGTTTGATTTGCCACAGGCTGCGAAAGCGCACCTAAATTCGCTGAAAAAGCCAGTGAATCAATTAGTGTTTATCGCCAGCTATGGCTATTTCCGTGCCCGGGGGAAGTTTTTTGAGCCCGTTCAGTTTCGCCTGAAAGACCTACAATACATTGCACAGACCTACCATTTGCGGGGAGTTCTACGCAATCTCAGCAAACCCAAAATGAAAACCATGCTGTCATCATTCGGTGGCGCAACGGCAAGCCGATACCGCGCAAAGATCCTAGAACTCACCGGCTGGCGCCAGCCTACCTCCGCGGACTGGCTAACAGCACAGACGCATGCCAAGTGGCAGGCTCGGAAGCAATCCGGCCAGGACACGTTGTTCTGGTCCATGTTGTCATTTTTCGACCAGAATCACTGGGTGATCCCCAGCTACGGGCGACTCTGCGAACTAGTGGCGCAAAGCTATGGTGCCGTCGAGGACGGCCTACTGTCTGTTCTCGGTGAACATATCAATGATTCACAAGCAAACGCGCTCATGGCATTGCTCAATACCGATGAGGACGGCAATACGCCTTTGACGCTCGCTAAGTCGCTGGAACAGTCCGAGAAAACACGAAAGATTCAGGGCGCGGCCAAGCAATTGACTCACGCGCAAACCCTCTATGATGAGGTCAAGCCGGTGCTCGATCAGTTGAATTTGACAGAGCAAGCCACACACTACTATGCCCATTGGGTATTGAAGGCCCGCCCCGCGCAGGTCCGACAATTAAGCGACCGTCGTTTGGCGCACCTACACCTGATGGCGTTTACTAAATACCAATACTTTAAACGGGTAGATCACGCGATGGCGCTGATACTGAAGTCAATTCAGCGTGCCCGCAATACTGCCGCCAATAAAGCCCAAGAGTTACAGCTCAAGGGGCGAAGTGAAAGCCTGGCCGCTATTGGTGCTGTGCATCAGTCACAATCCCGGCTTGCTCAAGTGGCACAGGATCTGCTCGGTATCGCTGAAGACAGCCGATTATCCGATGCACAAAAGTTGCAGAGAATCCGGTCACAACTGATGGATATATTGCTGGAAACGGAAGCGGTGGCCGGCAAGTCTAAAGCCGTCGCACAATACTTGGAAGACAGCGAGGACACGGCAATGTTGTATGCCATGTTGGCAGAACAAGCGAAAGGCCTGCACCAGCGTATCGGTGGTTTGGTGCGGCGCCTGCGTTTCGATCCCGACACCGACGACGCGCCACTACTTAGTGCGCTACAAGCATACCAAGCAGGACGGCCGCTGCCGCTAGCCTTTCTGTCTAAGAAAGAGCGCGGGATAGTAGAGGTCGACGGAGCCGTTTGCCCGGATCGGTTATTTATGGTGCTGATGATCCGATTTTGGGAGGGCATTCGGGGGGGCACAATCAACCTTGAAGAGGGATTCAACTACTTGCATATCAACCGGTACTTGATTGACAAGGCCATCTGGCAGTCCGATCGATCGAGCCTGTTAGAGGCCGCGCAACTCACCCCGTGGGCCGACGGAGAGCACACATTAGGGAACCTGTCAGCCACGCTGTCCAAAGGCTATACGGATATTAACCAAAGCATTGCAGAGGGCAGCAATGGGTATTTAATCGCGCGGCCCGATGGCCGCTACCGGGTGAAGACACCACCGCTAGAGCGAGGGCCTACGGGCTATATCGGGCAACGATTGAAAGAGGAGGGCAAGGTCGCCGTACTGAAAATATTGAGGGACATGGAACACGCGCATCCCTTTTTACACTTGCTAAAACACCAAAGCGCACAGAAAAATACTGAATCCGATCCTCAGGTATTGTTTGCCGGTCTGATAGCGTTGGGCTGTAACATCGGCGTACCCGCCATGGCCGATATGTCCATTGGGATTAATGAGAACACGCTCAAAACGGCCGTCGATCAACGGTTTACCAATGAGAACCTACGCGCCATCAATCAGTATTTAGTGGACACGATTCAGGCACTGCCGTTAACCCGGCTGTACCGCGTGGAGAATAATCGCTTGTTTTCTGGCAGCGATGGCAAGAAAGTGACGGTCAGCGTTGACTCGGTATTGGCCAATTATGCCTACAAGTACTACGGCCAGAAGCGGGGTGTTGCAGTCTATAGCTTTGTGGATGAAGCGCAGCGCCTGTTTCACTCCACGGTAATCAGCGCGGCTGACCGAGAAGCGGCCTATGTACTCGACGGTTTAATGAATAACACGAGCGATATTCAGCGGATTCATGTGACTGATACCCACGGATTTACACACGCGTTGTTCGGCACAGCGTTTCTCGCCGGCATTGGCTTTGCGCCACGCATTAAACGGGTCGAGGAGCAGGTGCTGTCTTCTTTTTCCGCCAAGAAAACACTGCAGGGCCAAGGCTATCGGTTCTTACCCGGGCGGTTGGTCAAGCGACAGCACATCCTGGACCAGTGGGACACGATGTTGCGGCTGGTGGCAACCATCAAGCTCGGCTACTCATCAGGTTCGAAAATTTTTAACCGGTTGAATACGTACAGCCGCCATCATCCGTTGTACCGTGCGCTAACGGAATTCGGCCGGATTATCAAAACCCATCATATTCTGCAGTATTACCAGAACCTGGACCTGCGCCAGTCAATTCAGAAGCAACTCAATCTGGTGGAACTATCCAACAAATTCCACGATGCGGTGTTCTGGGCGCGAGGCAAAGTCTTTCATGTGGCGGAACAAGGAGAGCAGGAGCAGCAGACCCTGTGCCGGTCGATAATTCAAAATGCCATCTTGCTGTGGAACTATTTGACACTCTCAACCCAAGCGCTGGGTTTGGACGATCCTGATCTGAAGGCGGAGATGTTTGAACAGATTCGTGCCGGTTCGGTGTTGACCTGGGGGCACGTAAACTTCACGGGTGAATACGATTTCAGCAAAGGAAGGCGGGCGTTCACGCGTTTTCCGCTAAAGCGGATCGCCAAATTGGCGGTCCCGGAGGCGCCGGTCAAGCCGACGACGGATCTTGCGATGGGCTAG
- a CDS encoding helix-turn-helix domain-containing protein encodes MHDIAVALGQHVRRLRKQRGLSQEQLAHLARLDRSYMSRIERGLVSITIDKLYNLAGALHCAPADLLPPSPSQDPSSA; translated from the coding sequence ATGCACGATATTGCCGTGGCACTGGGACAACACGTCCGTCGGTTACGTAAGCAGCGGGGCTTATCGCAGGAGCAGCTGGCGCACCTCGCGCGGCTTGACCGCAGCTATATGAGTCGCATTGAGCGCGGATTAGTCAGCATCACTATAGATAAGCTTTATAACCTGGCGGGCGCCTTGCACTGTGCGCCCGCCGACCTGTTACCTCCTAGCCCATCGCAAGATCCGTCGTCGGCTTGA
- a CDS encoding DEAD/DEAH box helicase, with amino-acid sequence MRHLRAWQAECVAHAQARFLAGQRQFLAVATPGAGKTVMAAELARRLVAEGDIDLVYCFTPSVAVAAGFSQTLSRHTGRSMAGVAGALGRTFTYQQLPFLGEDCWQAFRHHRVLVILDEIHHCGGQGPEGNRWGQQVMAQILTGARFTLSLSGTPWRSDKRPVTSAHYHDSQVVPDYVYDLRRAIAEGVCRAPRIVATDCADIQVESTRGPTQHFASFREAFAESPLAYRQLLTHPGLTRHLLGQAVDRLAVLRRRTPDAGGLVVATSIAHARQLIRCLRDDHGQRATLVASHQPDAQARLAMFAQGDSPWLVAVGMVSEGTDIPRLQVCCHLSAIKTALHFRQVLGRIIRCRQGAGEIADLFIIAEPTLVGFAQALAQTVPEQEILVQAHFESVTSAGHPSPPTVSAGIDVVEETLPPLVSLSGEESSRRVSLTLADRFFQEMVALQSDLQRA; translated from the coding sequence ATGAGACATCTTCGCGCCTGGCAGGCAGAATGCGTCGCCCACGCCCAAGCACGTTTCCTGGCCGGTCAACGGCAGTTTTTGGCGGTCGCCACACCCGGCGCCGGCAAGACGGTGATGGCGGCTGAATTGGCGCGGCGATTGGTCGCCGAGGGCGACATTGACCTGGTGTACTGCTTTACGCCGTCCGTGGCCGTGGCCGCCGGCTTTAGCCAGACGTTGTCACGCCATACCGGTCGCTCCATGGCCGGCGTGGCCGGCGCATTGGGGCGAACTTTCACCTATCAGCAGCTGCCATTTCTGGGGGAAGATTGCTGGCAAGCGTTCCGTCACCACCGGGTGCTGGTGATTCTTGACGAGATTCACCATTGCGGTGGACAGGGGCCTGAGGGCAATCGGTGGGGGCAGCAGGTCATGGCGCAGATCCTGACCGGCGCGCGCTTCACCCTATCACTATCCGGGACCCCGTGGCGGTCCGATAAACGCCCTGTGACGTCGGCACATTATCACGACTCTCAGGTGGTGCCCGATTATGTCTACGATTTACGCCGGGCAATCGCGGAAGGGGTCTGCCGTGCACCACGCATCGTCGCCACCGACTGTGCGGATATTCAGGTTGAAAGTACCCGCGGCCCCACCCAGCATTTTGCAAGTTTTCGCGAGGCGTTTGCTGAATCGCCGTTGGCGTACCGTCAGTTATTGACCCACCCTGGGCTGACTCGGCACCTGCTGGGGCAGGCCGTGGACCGTTTGGCTGTGTTGCGGCGTCGTACCCCTGATGCGGGTGGACTGGTGGTGGCCACCTCTATCGCCCATGCCCGTCAGCTAATACGGTGTTTACGCGACGACCATGGCCAACGTGCCACCCTGGTCGCGAGTCATCAGCCCGATGCACAGGCGCGCCTGGCCATGTTTGCCCAGGGCGACAGCCCGTGGCTGGTGGCGGTGGGGATGGTGAGCGAAGGCACTGACATACCGCGGCTGCAGGTGTGCTGCCATCTGTCCGCAATCAAGACGGCACTGCATTTCCGGCAGGTCCTGGGGCGTATCATTCGGTGCCGGCAGGGGGCAGGGGAAATTGCAGACCTGTTTATCATCGCCGAGCCCACACTGGTGGGTTTTGCACAGGCGTTGGCGCAAACCGTGCCTGAACAAGAGATCTTGGTGCAGGCGCATTTTGAGTCAGTGACATCAGCAGGGCACCCATCACCACCGACCGTCTCAGCGGGTATTGACGTGGTCGAAGAAACGCTTCCGCCACTCGTGTCGTTGAGCGGGGAAGAGTCATCACGCCGCGTCAGCCTGACATTGGCCGATCGTTTTTTTCAAGAAATGGTCGCGCTGCAATCCGACCTCCAGCGTGCGTGA
- a CDS encoding HAD family hydrolase, whose amino-acid sequence MSKPLFGRYRAVVFDVYGTLLRIPEQRSAPYRALLRWLAAHGRRPNAMDAVWVMTQNLPFDDFARSLGVPAPLIETWAAALDNDLAAVTVFEDVETTLDGLSRRKLPVAICSNAAHPYRAPLHRLIRTGIQHEIWSFAVGTIKPAPAIYAACSEVLQCPPSDILFVGDTPAADVDGPRSAGFGVRLIDRQQPGVPGERLQHLTQLFQDDY is encoded by the coding sequence ATGTCCAAGCCCCTGTTCGGCCGCTACCGCGCCGTTGTGTTCGATGTGTACGGCACCCTGTTGCGCATCCCCGAGCAACGCAGCGCACCCTATCGCGCGCTGTTGCGCTGGCTTGCTGCCCATGGGCGCCGGCCAAACGCAATGGACGCCGTCTGGGTCATGACTCAGAACCTGCCCTTCGACGACTTTGCGCGATCGCTGGGAGTACCGGCACCCCTCATAGAAACCTGGGCAGCCGCGCTGGACAACGACTTGGCCGCGGTCACGGTATTTGAAGACGTGGAGACGACACTGGACGGGCTCAGTCGGCGGAAGCTACCGGTGGCTATTTGCTCCAATGCTGCCCATCCCTACCGCGCGCCGCTGCACCGGCTGATCAGAACCGGTATCCAACACGAGATCTGGAGTTTTGCGGTTGGAACAATCAAACCGGCGCCCGCTATTTACGCCGCCTGCAGTGAGGTGCTGCAGTGTCCGCCTTCGGACATACTGTTTGTGGGCGACACGCCTGCCGCCGATGTAGACGGGCCGCGTAGCGCGGGATTCGGTGTCCGTCTCATTGACCGGCAGCAGCCGGGTGTGCCGGGCGAACGGCTGCAGCACCTGACCCAGCTTTTTCAAGACGACTACTGA
- a CDS encoding tyrosine-type recombinase/integrase: MGQYSISDGAFPAPPKSLFTSRESPAVRFPIQRVEIDWARLQAKRPLVLDTVQAMPAYLLYPEVVGLLAQADNPAQRLVLDLMWSTGARVSEVLALKPTSFVDDGYDFGVILQTLKQKSGRPSKKMLARSAKRYVPIQDRVLKDRIQSFLWAGHFKKTDRIFPMCRQTVNRYIHKLVDRVGGGDVPFNITAHTFRHSFAVHLLLHGRPLKAIGQLLGHRSLKSTEIYTEVLSVDVGHFLDGVAFH, encoded by the coding sequence ATGGGACAATATTCAATCAGTGACGGGGCATTTCCGGCCCCGCCCAAAAGCCTATTTACCAGCCGCGAATCGCCGGCCGTGCGCTTTCCCATCCAACGGGTCGAGATCGACTGGGCCCGCCTGCAAGCCAAACGCCCGCTCGTGCTCGACACCGTCCAGGCCATGCCCGCCTATTTGCTCTACCCGGAAGTGGTGGGGCTGCTGGCCCAGGCCGACAACCCGGCCCAGCGCCTGGTGCTGGACCTGATGTGGTCTACCGGCGCCCGGGTCTCGGAAGTACTGGCGTTAAAACCCACGAGCTTTGTGGACGACGGCTACGATTTCGGCGTGATCCTGCAGACCCTCAAACAGAAAAGCGGCCGGCCGTCGAAAAAAATGCTGGCGCGCTCGGCCAAGCGCTATGTGCCCATCCAGGACCGGGTGTTAAAAGACCGCATCCAGAGCTTTCTCTGGGCGGGCCATTTTAAAAAAACCGATCGGATTTTTCCGATGTGCCGCCAAACCGTAAACCGCTACATCCATAAGCTTGTCGACCGGGTGGGAGGAGGGGACGTGCCCTTTAATATTACCGCCCATACCTTCCGGCACAGCTTTGCCGTGCATCTGTTGCTGCACGGCCGGCCGCTCAAAGCCATCGGGCAACTCCTGGGGCATCGGTCCCTAAAAAGCACGGAGATTTACACGGAGGTGTTGTCGGTGGATGTGGGGCATTTTCTGGACGGGGTGGCGTTTCACTGA
- a CDS encoding endonuclease/exonuclease/phosphatase family protein — MSRAFLRRVLLGWLLVVQGVWADVITPSDRVTTGLNVRALASDTVIAALAPGESATYVATIPQYYVIELADGRRGRVAKAWARYVEGTTQSILKIASFNIQIFGMTKAGKPAVMAELADIVRQYDVVAVQEIKDASQQVPTLFLNTINADGTHYAFLLSERGGQQPDDQGSQEPYAFFYNTDTVKPVDAGQLFDDAADDLFQREPFMARFASVQGGLTFVMITVHTKPEEAVPEIKALHRVVQTAQAHYLGEDDFVVLGDFNAGCDYASPAEFVGHAIASEYHWLIPDDADTNVSTNSACAYDRILITEGMVGDYTGEWGVGTVSSKTVSDHFPVWAEFKVGHHN, encoded by the coding sequence ATGAGCCGCGCGTTTCTACGACGGGTACTGCTGGGATGGTTGCTGGTGGTCCAGGGCGTCTGGGCCGATGTCATTACGCCGTCTGATCGCGTTACCACCGGTCTGAATGTCCGGGCGCTGGCCTCCGACACCGTGATCGCGGCTCTCGCGCCCGGCGAATCCGCCACCTACGTCGCCACCATCCCGCAATACTACGTGATCGAATTAGCTGATGGCCGACGGGGCAGGGTAGCCAAGGCCTGGGCCCGCTATGTGGAAGGGACCACCCAAAGCATCCTCAAGATCGCAAGCTTTAACATCCAGATATTTGGCATGACCAAGGCCGGTAAACCCGCGGTCATGGCGGAGCTTGCCGACATTGTCCGCCAATACGACGTGGTGGCCGTGCAGGAAATCAAAGACGCCAGCCAACAAGTACCGACATTGTTCCTGAATACCATCAACGCCGATGGCACCCACTACGCATTTTTACTGAGCGAGCGGGGCGGGCAACAACCGGATGACCAGGGCTCGCAAGAGCCGTATGCGTTTTTCTACAACACCGACACGGTCAAACCAGTCGATGCCGGGCAGCTGTTTGATGACGCAGCCGATGACCTGTTTCAGCGTGAACCGTTTATGGCGCGCTTTGCCAGTGTCCAGGGCGGATTAACGTTTGTCATGATTACGGTGCACACCAAGCCGGAAGAGGCAGTGCCCGAGATCAAAGCGTTACACAGGGTGGTACAAACGGCACAAGCGCACTACCTGGGTGAGGACGATTTTGTGGTGTTGGGCGACTTTAATGCGGGCTGTGACTATGCAAGTCCAGCTGAATTTGTGGGCCACGCCATTGCTAGTGAGTACCACTGGCTAATTCCGGACGATGCCGACACCAATGTGTCCACCAACAGCGCCTGCGCGTATGACCGCATCCTGATTACCGAAGGTATGGTGGGCGATTATACGGGGGAGTGGGGTGTCGGGACGGTATCCAGTAAAACCGTGTCGGACCATTTTCCGGTGTGGGCGGAGTTTAAGGTAGGGCACCACAATTAA